A genomic segment from Truepera sp. encodes:
- a CDS encoding LptA/OstA family protein, giving the protein MIRPFRVRCGAPCQLLLLLIVVAWMAVPALAQEGQAEAPSERRIITIDGSGGTQSGNLRAGPIIYDHPEPYGIKATVSTLKILGHHAELTAPAGTSITKGGERVAAFTGGVRVERGRLTATGPGLEYSEATGLGVLAGRAEVIVAPEKDGGDEVQIGADEVAFYVDTDRSTSRGNVELVNGSQSAEADQLIYEEDRELGVLTSEGGQVSITRVDDDGSLTVITADEIRVLTGSKLLYARGDVTVVDGHITSSGNEVFFDDHSGIAEVIGTKDTPARAVDADSGATLVTDRIQQDVEYDFFEAIDASLPSTYDVSDFELTEHTSE; this is encoded by the coding sequence TTGATCAGACCGTTCCGCGTGCGCTGCGGCGCGCCGTGCCAGCTGCTCCTACTGCTAATCGTCGTCGCGTGGATGGCGGTGCCGGCGTTGGCGCAGGAAGGCCAGGCCGAGGCCCCCAGCGAGCGCCGCATCATCACCATCGACGGTTCGGGCGGTACGCAGAGCGGCAACCTGCGGGCCGGTCCCATCATCTACGATCACCCGGAGCCTTACGGCATCAAGGCCACCGTCTCGACCCTCAAGATCCTCGGCCACCATGCCGAGCTCACGGCGCCCGCCGGCACCTCGATCACCAAGGGCGGCGAGCGCGTCGCGGCGTTCACGGGCGGGGTGCGCGTGGAACGCGGCCGCCTCACCGCGACCGGGCCGGGCCTCGAGTACAGCGAGGCCACGGGCCTGGGCGTGCTGGCGGGACGCGCCGAGGTGATCGTGGCACCCGAGAAGGACGGGGGCGACGAGGTTCAGATCGGCGCCGACGAGGTGGCGTTCTACGTCGACACCGACCGCTCGACGAGCAGGGGCAACGTCGAGCTCGTGAACGGCAGCCAGTCGGCCGAGGCCGACCAGCTCATCTACGAGGAGGACCGCGAGCTGGGGGTCCTCACGAGCGAGGGTGGCCAGGTGAGCATCACGCGCGTCGACGACGACGGCAGCCTCACGGTCATCACCGCCGACGAGATCCGCGTGCTCACGGGCTCCAAGCTGCTCTACGCCCGCGGCGACGTGACCGTGGTGGACGGGCACATCACGAGCAGCGGCAACGAGGTCTTCTTCGACGACCACTCGGGCATCGCCGAGGTCATCGGCACCAAGGACACTCCCGCGCGGGCCGTCGACGCCGACTCGGGCGCCACGCTCGTCACCGACCGCATCCAACAGGACGTCGAGTACGACTTCTTCGAGGCCATC
- the greA gene encoding transcription elongation factor GreA, giving the protein MTARGLEKLKEELRYLKEDKRQELSEYMGAALADGDLRESAAYDEARLLQSANEARIADLEELVHRAVVVEPEVGAEAVARLGASLTLQSQEGENVVFHLVGTHEADILEGRVSDESPLGMSLVGRRAGDSVTVQMPRGAAVYQVLAVSFD; this is encoded by the coding sequence ATGACCGCTCGCGGTCTAGAGAAGCTGAAGGAAGAACTCCGTTACCTGAAAGAAGACAAGCGCCAGGAGCTATCCGAGTACATGGGCGCCGCCCTGGCCGACGGTGACCTGCGCGAGAGCGCCGCGTACGACGAGGCCCGGCTGCTCCAGAGTGCCAACGAGGCTCGCATCGCCGACCTGGAGGAGCTCGTCCACCGCGCCGTCGTGGTGGAGCCCGAGGTCGGGGCCGAAGCCGTCGCCCGCCTGGGCGCCTCCCTCACCCTGCAGTCGCAGGAGGGTGAGAACGTCGTGTTCCACCTGGTCGGCACCCACGAGGCCGACATCCTCGAGGGTCGCGTCAGCGACGAGTCGCCGCTCGGCATGAGCCTCGTCGGCCGCCGCGCGGGTGACTCGGTGACGGTGCAGATGCCACGCGGGGCCGCCGTCTACCAGGTGCTGGCCGTTTCTTTCGACTGA